The genomic stretch GTATGAAAATCGTTATGGATTGTCCCAACTGTGGGCAGGAAATATCAAGCGTAAAATCACGTGAACAGGACTGGTTCTACTGCCAGACCTGTTCATCCATCTTTTTCTCAAATGAGAGCTTAAGGAAAAACTGGCCTTCGGTTTACGAGGCCCTCGTTGCCAAAAGGTTGTAAACCGCTTTTCTTGCCCTCCCCATCTCTACGATCATACCACACTGCGATGTGCTCCGCCTGCTCATGCCCGAAGGCAAAGGTATCTTGCACTAGTTTTCCGGTTGATGTAATTATTACCAAACGGAACAGCCCCATTGCCGGGTCTCCAACCTTGATGACATTTTTCGCTTTCCGTCGAGTAAAAAGCCATTGATGGACTTTTTACGACCCTATCAACCTTGTCTTGGCCCGCAGCTGTAGACGGAAGGAATTTTCATGAGTACCGACGCCCCAAAGACAGCCGGTCTTGATTTCATTCGCCGGATCATTGCCGATGACCTGGCCTCGGGAAAGCACGATACCGTGGTTACCCGGTTTCCTCCCGAACCCAACGGCTACCTTCACATCGGTCATGCAAAGAGTATCTTCCTGAATTTCGGCCTGGCAGCTGAGATCCCCGGCGGCCGGTGCCATCTCCGTTTCGACGATAGCAACCCGGAGACGGAGGACATGGAGTATGTGGAGTCCATCAAGCTGGATGTCAGGTGGCTGGGCCTGGACTGGGGCGATGACCTTTATCACGCGTCCGACTATTTCGAGCAGCTCTATGGATTCGCCGTCGCGCTCATAAAAGCGGGCAATGCCTACGTTTGCAGTCTCTCCGAAGAAGAAATCCGCAGATACAGGGGTACTGTAACCCATCCGGGGACCGACAGCCCCTACCGTAACCGTTCAGTCGAGGAGAACCTCGACCTGTTCGAGCGCATGCGCGGGGGTGAGTTCGCCGACGGGCAGCATGTCCTTCGCGCCAAGATAGACATGACTATGGCCAACATGAAGATGCGTGACCCGCTTTTGTATCGCATTCGTCACGTACGCCACTATCGTACAGGCGATACATGGTGCATTTACCCCATGTACGATTTTGCCCACTGTCTTTCCGACGCGATCGAGGGCATTACCCACTCTATCTGCACGTTGGAATTTGAAAACAACCGCGAGATTTACGACTGGATTCTGAACAACGTTCCGGCGCCGTGTCACCCACGGCAGATTGAGTTCGCCCGGCTGAACCTCAGCTATACGGTGATGAGCAAGCGTAAGCTCTCCGAACTGGTGGATGCCGGGCATGTCTCCGGCTGGGACGACCCACGACTGCCAACCATTGCGGGTCTGAGGCGTAGGGGGGTAACACCCGAGGTCATACGGAACTTTTGCGATCGTATCGGGGTGGCAAAGGCAAACAGCACGGTGGATGTGGCGTTGCTGGAGCACAGCATCCGCGAAGATCTCAACACCAGGACGCCGCGGGTCATGGGGGTCCTCGATCCGCTGAAGATGGTGATCGTCAACTATCCTGAAGGGCAGGTGGAGGAATTCGAGGCGCCATATTTTCCTGACAATCCTCCCAAGATGGGATACCGCAAGGTTCCTTTCAGCCGGGAGCTATACATCGAACGGGGAGATTTTATGGAGAACCCGCCACGCAAATTCTTCCGGCTGGCGCCTGGCAGGGAGGTGCGTCTGCGATGGGCCTACATGGTCACCTGTGTGGACGTGAAGAAAAATGAGCAGGGCGAGATCATGGAGGTGCACTGCCGTTACGACCCCGATACACGGGGAGGTGACGCGCCCGACGGCCGCAAGGTGAAGGGGACCATCCACTGGGTATCGGCCTCCAACTCCATTAGCGCCGAGGTGCGGCTCTACGACCGGCTTTTCATTGACCCGAACCCTGACGGCGGCAAGGACTCAGATTTTATTTCGCACCTCAATCCCTGCTCACTGGTGGTGGCCGGCGCCAAGGTGGAGCCCAGCCTGCGGGATGCCGGTCCCGGAGAGAGATTTCAGTTCGAACGCACCGGATACTTTTGCGCTGATCCGGAGGATCACACCGCGCACCGACCGGTGTTCAACAGGATTGTGCCTCTTCGGGATTCCTGGGCCAAGATCGCGGCCAAGGCCAAGAACTAACCTGGCCACGTTAAGTAAAAAGCCATGGATGGACTTTTTACGATCCTATCATAATTGACACTCAAGATAATATGCGTTAACTTGACTTTCGCTCTTATTAACAGGGTTTTTGCCGGATTTTTTCCTTAAGTTCTTGCCTTTTCCGGCCCAGTGGATTTCTCTTTGGGGGTTGGGCGCATCATATGAAAACAACCCGATACTCCGATGCCGGAGTAGATATAGCAGCAGCCAATGAGGCCAAGAAGCTCATCTCTTCTGCCGTTAATTCCACCCATGGCCCCTCGGTGCTCGGGGGAATCGGGGGGTTTGGCGGTCTCTTTTCCACCGAGGGTTTCCCCCCCGATGCCGTTCTGGTATCCAGCGTAGATGGTGTCGGCACCAAGCTCAAACTGGCCTTTCTTCTTAACCGGCATGGATCCGTCGGCATTGATCTGGTAAACCACTGTGTAAACGACATCCTGGTTCAGGGCGCCCGTTCCATCTTCTTCATGGATTACCTGGCGACGGGGCGGCTTAACCCCGACACAGTCGGAGAGATAGTCAGCGGCATGGCCGCGGCCTGCCGGGCCGCCGGTTGCGCCCTTTTAGGTGGTGAGACGGCCGAGATGCCCGGCTTTTACGCGGAAGGGGAGTACGATCTGGCCGGGACCATTGTCGGAGTGGTGGGCCGCAACGATCTCATCACCGGGAAAACCATCGGTGATGGCGACGTTATCATCGGGTTGGGTTCTTCCGGACTTCACACCAACGGATATTCCCTGGCACGCAAGGTCCTCCTCGAGGATGGGCGGCTTTCCCTCCATGAGGTCCACCCGGACCTCGGAAGAGACCTCGGAACCGAACTTCTTGAACCGCACCGCTGCTATGCCGCCTCCGTTCTACCAATTCTGGGTGGATTCGACATCAGAGGGATGGTCCATATTACGGGAGGCGGATTTGCAGGGAATATTCCAAGGGTAGTGCCCGGTAATCTGACCGCGGTCATGGTTAAAGGAAGCTGGCCCGTTCATCCTGTCTTTGCCCTCATCGCCGGCATGGGAAATGTGCCTGATGATGAGATGTACAGGACCTTCAACATGGGGCTGGGTCTCCTTCTGATCGTCCCGCCTGGTGACGCGGATGGGGTGTCTAAAGCCCTGGCCGGTGCGGGCGAACAGGTCTACCGCGCAGGCAGTATCATCAGGAGGAAAAGCGAGGACCCACCGGTTATATTCGATTAAAGTTGATGACTTTGCAAAAAGTCATCAAGGCACCCATGGGAAACGACTCATGAAAAAAATCGCCGTGCTGATTTCAGGTGGAGGCAGTAATCTCCAGTCGATTATCGACTCCGTTGAATCCGGAAGTCTGAACCTGAAAATAGCCGTGGTCATCAGCAACAAGAATGATGCGTACGGCCTCACCAGGGCCAGGAACCACGGGATTCCGACCCAGGTTGTCCGGCATGGGGATTTTGACAGCCGGGAGGAGTTCGAATCCAGGCTCATTTCGATTCTGGATGGCCATAAAGTGGATCTCGTGGCTCTTGCAGGGTTCATGAGAGTGCTGACACCGACCTTCGTCCGACATTACCATCACAGGATCATCAACATCCATCCGGCCATCCTGCCTTCATTCCCGGGTACCCACGGCCAGCAGCAGGCCTTCGACTATGGGGTGCGTTTCTCGGGATGCACCACCCATTTTATTGACGAGGGGACCGATACCGGGCCGATTATTCTGCAGGCGGTCGTTCCGGTTCTCCCGGACGATACGGTGGATTCGCTGGGGGCAAGAATCCTCAAGGAGGAACACCGTATTTATCCCGAATCCCTCCGTCTTTGGGTCGCGGGACGTCTCAGAATCGAAGGCCGGAAGGTCCGAATCCTGCCTGATAGTCAATCAGGCAGCGTGGAATAGAGCCAACTGCCCGCCATGACAGAAACCCATCATCTGGCACTTATCGGGGCCCGATATCCCCAGTTGGCCCTTGGCACCCTTATGGCCAAACGGGGGTTTCGGGTTCTGGTCGTAGATCAGAACGTCGGACAAGCACAGACGCCGGGGGAAGACGGCAATCAATATGCTTTCAGGAGACGGCCCGCCCCGCTCTTCGGCCTTGATTCCAATGGCCTTCTCAGGCGATTCCTTGATGAGATCGGTATCGGCCGCATGCTCGTCCGGCGGTCCTATCCGCCCAATCCGGTAAGCTACCAGGTGGTCCTGCCGCGCCACCGGATCAATATCTATCCTCAAAGGGATGCCACCATGGAGGAGCTATCACGGGAGTTTCCGGGGTCCGTTGACTCGTTCCGGACGCTGTACGATGAACTGGACGGCCAATCCGACAGGTGGTACGAGGGCTACGCCGATCTCCCGTCTCTCGAACGAGGGTGGGGTTCCCTGGCCAGGATATGGAACCGGGGCAAGGCCGTCTGGCAATTCAGACAGGCCGGCTCCACCCTTAACAGTTTTAACGGGATGGAACAGGAAACAGCGTTTTTGCATCTCCAGCATCATTTCCTCGGGGGCTACCCTTTCCAGACCCAGACGAAGCCGACAGTTCTTTCCGCCGCCCTGATGCACAGCATTGGGAGTAGAGGGACCTTCCGGGAGCCTGTCGGAACCACTTCAATCACATCCCTGATGGCCGACCGGTTACAGGAGTACGGGGGGGAGATCCTCCATGGCGCGAAGGCGGCGACCGTCCGGAACGGCCCCGGGAACTTAGTCACAATTATCCTGGACGGGGGGCGGGAGATCCAAACAGCCTGTCTGGCAATCACCTCCGATATCGCCGGATTTGTGGAGGGTTTGAGCCAAAGGGCGGGGAAACCTCATGCCGATGACAGCGGCCTTCGGGTTCCCGTCCGCTTCTTTCTTGGAATAAACGCATCCATCGTACCTGTGGGCATGGAGGACAACCTGTTTTACATGCGGGATGACGATGGAGGACCCTTGGGGCTGAAGGCCCTGTATCTCTCCATGGGTCCCCCAGGTTCCGAGGGCCTGCACGATGAGGGCCGGAGACCCTTAACAGTTACCGCACTTGTGGACCGGGCGATATTGAAGGGAATTACCGGGGAGATCATCGCGGCGGCCGAAAAAGACATCCTGCAAGCCCTGGACGCCGTGATACCCTTTCTGGATAGGGGATTGAACTTTCTCGGCAGTGATCTTACCGCAGACGTTCTGGAGGCAGCCCCTCGCCCCCTGGGAGGCTGGATCACCTCATGGATACCCGCCCTTGTGGGGCGAAGTCGGGTGCTTACCGGAAAGAGGGGAAGGGTTGCCGTAATGGAGGTTCCTCCCTGGGAACTGGGCCTTGAGGGGGAGACCCTGACGGCCCTCGCCGCCGCTGGAGCCCTCAGAAAAGTACTCGAAAAGGTCAAATAAATGGAAAATATACGTCAACCCGCCGTGGCCGGGCAGTTCTACCCCGGCATGGATGATATTCTGGAAAAACAGGTCTCCTCGTTTTTGACTGATGGGGTCGCCGAAACCGGGGTATTGGGGGCGGTCATGCCCCATGCCGGGTATATCTACTCCGGATCCGTGGCAGGGGAGACCGTTTCGCACCTTGACGTGCCGGGGAAGGTCATTCTCCTGGGACCCAACCACACCGGAGCAGGGGCGCGGATATCGGTATTCCCTTCCGGGTCATGGTCGATGCCTTTCGGCCGGCTTCCCGTGGATGAGAAACTGGCAGGGTTGATCATTGACGGGATCACCGGGGCCGGTCCTGACCGGATGGCCCACGTCAGGGAACATTCCATCGAGGTTCAGCTTCCCTTCCTTTACTACAGGAAAAAGGGACCTTTTACTTTCGTTCCCATAACCTTGTCCATGCTTCCGGAGGATGAATGCCGGGATGTGGGGCTCGCTCTCGCGAGGATCATTCAGAGCTCGGATGATGATATCCTTATTGTGGCCAGTTCCGACATGACCCATTACGAGAGCGACGAAAGCGCCCGGAAAAAGGATTCACTGGCCATCGAACGTATGCTCCAACTGGATCCGGCAGGTCTCCTGGAGGTCGTCCACACCCGCAGGATCTCAATGTGCGGGATCATCCCTGTAGCAGTGATGTTGTACGCCCTCACCGCTCTGGGCGCCGTGAGTACGAAACTTGTCCGTTACACCACCTCCGCTGAAGCGAGCG from Deltaproteobacteria bacterium encodes the following:
- a CDS encoding glutamine--tRNA ligase/YqeY domain fusion protein, translated to MSTDAPKTAGLDFIRRIIADDLASGKHDTVVTRFPPEPNGYLHIGHAKSIFLNFGLAAEIPGGRCHLRFDDSNPETEDMEYVESIKLDVRWLGLDWGDDLYHASDYFEQLYGFAVALIKAGNAYVCSLSEEEIRRYRGTVTHPGTDSPYRNRSVEENLDLFERMRGGEFADGQHVLRAKIDMTMANMKMRDPLLYRIRHVRHYRTGDTWCIYPMYDFAHCLSDAIEGITHSICTLEFENNREIYDWILNNVPAPCHPRQIEFARLNLSYTVMSKRKLSELVDAGHVSGWDDPRLPTIAGLRRRGVTPEVIRNFCDRIGVAKANSTVDVALLEHSIREDLNTRTPRVMGVLDPLKMVIVNYPEGQVEEFEAPYFPDNPPKMGYRKVPFSRELYIERGDFMENPPRKFFRLAPGREVRLRWAYMVTCVDVKKNEQGEIMEVHCRYDPDTRGGDAPDGRKVKGTIHWVSASNSISAEVRLYDRLFIDPNPDGGKDSDFISHLNPCSLVVAGAKVEPSLRDAGPGERFQFERTGYFCADPEDHTAHRPVFNRIVPLRDSWAKIAAKAKN
- a CDS encoding phosphoribosylformylglycinamidine cyclo-ligase yields the protein MKTTRYSDAGVDIAAANEAKKLISSAVNSTHGPSVLGGIGGFGGLFSTEGFPPDAVLVSSVDGVGTKLKLAFLLNRHGSVGIDLVNHCVNDILVQGARSIFFMDYLATGRLNPDTVGEIVSGMAAACRAAGCALLGGETAEMPGFYAEGEYDLAGTIVGVVGRNDLITGKTIGDGDVIIGLGSSGLHTNGYSLARKVLLEDGRLSLHEVHPDLGRDLGTELLEPHRCYAASVLPILGGFDIRGMVHITGGGFAGNIPRVVPGNLTAVMVKGSWPVHPVFALIAGMGNVPDDEMYRTFNMGLGLLLIVPPGDADGVSKALAGAGEQVYRAGSIIRRKSEDPPVIFD
- the amrB gene encoding AmmeMemoRadiSam system protein B: MENIRQPAVAGQFYPGMDDILEKQVSSFLTDGVAETGVLGAVMPHAGYIYSGSVAGETVSHLDVPGKVILLGPNHTGAGARISVFPSGSWSMPFGRLPVDEKLAGLIIDGITGAGPDRMAHVREHSIEVQLPFLYYRKKGPFTFVPITLSMLPEDECRDVGLALARIIQSSDDDILIVASSDMTHYESDESARKKDSLAIERMLQLDPAGLLEVVHTRRISMCGIIPVAVMLYALTALGAVSTKLVRYTTSAEASGDYSHVVGYAGIIIKSGSSG
- a CDS encoding phosphoribosylglycinamide formyltransferase, whose product is MKKIAVLISGGGSNLQSIIDSVESGSLNLKIAVVISNKNDAYGLTRARNHGIPTQVVRHGDFDSREEFESRLISILDGHKVDLVALAGFMRVLTPTFVRHYHHRIINIHPAILPSFPGTHGQQQAFDYGVRFSGCTTHFIDEGTDTGPIILQAVVPVLPDDTVDSLGARILKEEHRIYPESLRLWVAGRLRIEGRKVRILPDSQSGSVE